A region from the Phycisphaeraceae bacterium genome encodes:
- a CDS encoding SGNH/GDSL hydrolase family protein codes for MSDPLVRKKVLIGYVAAAIVPALILLDTLVGFARGWRMVYRQEQAIVAGVAVWMMAAVLLVCVARGRAFYLKHWTRLVVLVFFSVLALAVAESVVRSLPTGDAPFHLRTPDHQWIFRPTPQVMPGITGDSRYTTNADGVRGPKMPLDKDSLRVLCLGGSTTECLYLDDDETWTHLLTSDLETSLGRPVWTGSAGASGLASDAHLLFVENSDLMSRVSAIVLLVGINDLSKALVSPTPDAVGELARPELVGRPIWRRSVLLIRGGVLVKQLLKKLKGDQLNVEDEGGASYISRRERRRTAAKTDDVPNFDAAIESYRHRIEKIADVCARKNVKLILVTQPVLWDESLGEKERNLLWFGWLDDGRYLSITVLRATMDRYNKVLREIAARRSIALADLASMNGRSELFIDDCHFNEAGAREVSRLIAPVVAGVLLEKFPGGGK; via the coding sequence ATGTCCGATCCCCTCGTGCGGAAGAAAGTGCTGATCGGCTATGTGGCCGCAGCGATCGTCCCCGCCTTGATCCTGCTCGATACGCTCGTTGGGTTCGCCCGCGGTTGGCGCATGGTTTATCGCCAGGAACAGGCGATCGTGGCTGGGGTCGCTGTTTGGATGATGGCGGCGGTGCTGCTCGTCTGCGTTGCGCGAGGCAGGGCGTTTTACCTCAAACACTGGACGCGACTCGTGGTGCTGGTGTTTTTTTCGGTGCTGGCGTTAGCTGTCGCCGAAAGCGTCGTTCGCTCTCTGCCAACCGGTGACGCGCCGTTTCATCTCCGCACACCCGATCATCAGTGGATTTTTCGTCCCACGCCTCAGGTCATGCCGGGAATTACCGGCGACTCTCGATACACCACCAACGCTGACGGCGTGCGCGGCCCGAAGATGCCTTTGGATAAAGATTCGCTCCGAGTGCTCTGCCTCGGCGGGAGCACAACGGAATGTCTTTATCTGGATGATGACGAAACGTGGACCCATCTCCTCACGTCGGATTTGGAGACGAGCCTGGGGCGGCCGGTCTGGACCGGAAGTGCGGGTGCGAGCGGGTTAGCGTCCGATGCGCATCTGCTGTTTGTGGAAAACAGCGACCTCATGAGCCGTGTCAGTGCGATCGTCCTGCTCGTGGGGATCAACGATTTATCCAAGGCACTGGTGTCGCCAACCCCGGATGCTGTCGGCGAACTTGCCCGGCCGGAACTCGTCGGCCGCCCGATCTGGCGGCGGTCGGTTTTGCTGATTCGCGGCGGTGTGCTGGTCAAACAACTCCTCAAAAAACTCAAAGGCGATCAACTCAACGTCGAAGATGAGGGCGGTGCCAGCTACATCTCGCGTCGTGAGCGCAGACGCACTGCGGCAAAGACGGACGACGTGCCGAACTTCGATGCTGCCATCGAGAGCTATCGCCATCGGATTGAAAAGATCGCGGATGTCTGTGCGCGAAAAAACGTCAAGCTCATACTTGTCACGCAACCCGTGCTCTGGGATGAGTCGCTGGGTGAAAAGGAGCGAAATCTGTTGTGGTTCGGCTGGCTGGATGACGGACGATACCTTTCCATCACAGTATTACGGGCGACAATGGACCGTTACAACAAGGTGCTGCGCGAAATCGCTGCTCGTCGCAGCATCGCGCTGGCTGACCTGGCTTCGATGAACGGCAGGAGCGAGCTTTTTATTGATGACTGCCACTTCAATGAGGCGGGTGCCCGTGAGGTGTCGCGGTTGATCGCTCCAGTGGTGGCGGGGGTGTTGTTGGAAAAGTTTCCAGGCGGCGGGAAATAA
- a CDS encoding rod shape-determining protein, with amino-acid sequence MIFDNLLSWFSVDMGIDLGTCNTLVCVRGEGIVLNEPSVVAVHKGTNHVLRNPDGTLAVGWAAKEMLGKTPGSISAIRPMKDGVISDFDITEVLLKYFIQKVQGRSTVIGPRVVIAVPSGITAVEKRAVIESARRAGARSVHLIEEPMAAAVGAGLPVREATASMIVDIGGGTTEVAILSLADIAQCESVRVAGDDFDEAIINHMKKAYNLNIGEQTAERVKIEIGSAAPFGEEMTMDVRGRDMISGLPRKTVITSEEVRQCLLEPISAISETVIRTLERADPELAADLVDNGITLAGGGALLRGICKVIADATGLDARQADDPLTCVARGTAFYLEHLEEWKRYLPSDSDEG; translated from the coding sequence TTGATTTTTGACAATCTCCTAAGCTGGTTCAGCGTCGATATGGGTATCGACCTTGGTACGTGTAACACACTCGTGTGTGTGCGCGGCGAGGGTATCGTGCTTAATGAGCCAAGCGTCGTCGCCGTTCACAAGGGAACCAACCACGTCCTGCGCAATCCCGACGGCACGCTGGCCGTAGGCTGGGCCGCCAAGGAGATGCTCGGCAAGACACCCGGATCGATCTCCGCTATCCGCCCCATGAAAGACGGCGTGATCAGCGACTTCGACATCACCGAGGTGCTCCTCAAATACTTCATCCAGAAAGTTCAGGGTCGCAGCACGGTGATCGGCCCCAGAGTCGTCATTGCAGTGCCCAGCGGGATCACCGCTGTCGAAAAGCGCGCGGTGATCGAGTCAGCTCGACGCGCCGGTGCCCGAAGCGTGCATCTGATCGAGGAGCCGATGGCCGCGGCCGTCGGTGCCGGATTGCCCGTGCGTGAGGCGACCGCATCGATGATCGTGGACATCGGCGGCGGTACGACCGAAGTGGCCATCCTCTCACTGGCGGACATCGCCCAGTGCGAGAGCGTGCGTGTGGCGGGAGATGACTTCGACGAAGCCATCATCAATCACATGAAGAAGGCCTACAACCTGAACATCGGTGAGCAGACCGCTGAACGTGTCAAGATCGAAATCGGCTCGGCGGCGCCGTTTGGTGAAGAAATGACCATGGATGTCCGCGGCCGTGACATGATCTCCGGCTTGCCGCGAAAAACCGTCATCACCAGCGAGGAAGTGAGGCAGTGTCTGCTTGAGCCGATCTCGGCCATCAGCGAAACGGTCATCCGCACACTGGAACGCGCTGACCCCGAACTGGCGGCGGACCTCGTGGACAACGGCATCACCCTCGCGGGCGGCGGAGCGCTGCTCCGCGGCATCTGCAAGGTCATCGCGGATGCGACCGGCCTCGACGCTCGTCAGGCCGATGACCCGCTTACCTGCGTGGCTCGCGGCACCGCTTTCTATCTCGAACACCTTGAGGAGTGGAAGCGATACCTGCCGAGCGATTCGGACGAGGGATAA